DNA from Candidatus Scalindua japonica:
CGGAATAAAAGAGTCCATCCCCATAAAGATGACAAAATATTGACGGATTGGAACGGCTTAATGATAGCCGCTTTGGCAAAAGGAGCACAGGTTTTTGATGAGCCAAAGTATGCGGAAGCAGCAAAGCGCGCTGCAGATTTCATTTTTACTGATATGCGCAGGGAAGATGGACGCATTCTGCACCGTTACCGTGAAGGGCATGCGGCTATACTGGCCAATGTTGATGATTATTCCTTCCTTATCTGGGGTTTGCTGGAACTCTATGAAACACTCTTTGATGTGCATTACCTTCAGATGGCCCTTGATCTGAACAGTGAAATGATAAAGTATTTCTGGGATGAAAAGGATGGCGGTTTTTATTTTACTGCGGATGACGCGGAAGAACTTATAGTCCGGCAGAAGGAAATTTACGACGGCGCCATACCATCAGGAAATTCGGTGGCCGTCTCAAATCTGTTCAGACTTTCGCGTATCACTGCAGATACCGGTTTAGAAAAGAAAGCAGATAAGATCATGCTCGCCTTTTCCAAAGATGTGGAAAGTGCACCTTCCGGTTATACACAGATGATGGTTGGACTTGGTTTTGGAATAGGCCCTTCTTATGAAATCGTCATAGTTGGTGACCCTGAGGCGGAGGACACAAGAAACATGTTAAATTCACTCAGGAAACACTTTATTCCCAACAAGGTGGTACTCTTGAAGCCTGATGACCAGGAAACTCCGGATATTACCCGTATAGCAGAATATACAGAGTACCACTCAAGTATTGAGGGTAAAGCAACCGCGTACATCTGTCTTGATTTTGCATGTAAGATGCCTGTGACAGATACGGAGGAGATGTTGAAACTACTAAATGTGACCGGGAGAACGAAATGAAGATTGAAGGAGTTTTCCCACCCGTCACGACTCCTTTCGATGATAATGGCTGCGTAGCGCATAACCAGCTTGAAGAGAACATTAACCGATGGAACGATACTGACGTTGCCGGATATCTGATATTGGGTTCTAACAGTGAATCTGTTTTCTTAACCGAAGAGGAGAAGCTTGAAGTAGTCAAAACTGCAAGAAAATCAATTCCGCCATCAAAGATAATGCTGGCAGGTACCGGTCTCGAATCTACCGAAAATACAATTGAGTTTACTAAAAAAGCTGCTGATTGTGGAGCTGATGTAGCGGTAATTATCACACCACACTTTTTCAAAAGTAATATGTCGCATGACGCATTCATGAAGCATTACCTTATGATTGCAGATATCTCTCACATTCCGGTTTTACTCTATAATGTACCTGCATTTACCAGTCTTAATATGGGAGCCAGGACTGCATCTGCACTTTCATCACATGAAAACATAATCGGGATTAAGGATAGTTCGGGAAATGTTGAACAACTTTCTGAGATTATCAGTTTGACCGCAGAGGAAGAGTTTTGTGTCCTTACCGGCAGCAGCATTGCTCTTTATCCATCCCTATGCATTGGCGCTTCAGGTGGTATCATGGCAATTGCCTGTGCAATACCAGAAAAATGTTCCGGAATAATCAGATTATATAAAGAAGGTAATCATACGGAAGCAAAGGAGTTGCAATTACGGCTGATTGGGCCGTCTATTGCCGTAACCTCCTTGTATGGCGTTCCGGGGTTAAAGGCGGCCATGGATCTATTCGGATACCACGGTGGACTTCCCAGGTTACCGCTTCTGCCTGTTACAGAGAGAGAAATCAATACGATAAAAGATACTTTTATGAATGCCGGTTTTCTATGAAGAAAGATACTTTCGATGATAATTATTATATGAGAATGGCTATCCGTCTTGCCAGGAAGGGTATTGGCAAGACCAGTCCAAATCCGATGGTTGGTGCTGTAATTGTTGCTAAAGGAGAGGTCATTGGACAAGGCTACCACAAACGATGCGGTGATCACCATGCCGAAATTAATGCCATAAACAGTGCGAAACAAAATATCAATGGTTCAACCTTCTACATTACATTAGAACCTTGCAGCCACTATGGGAGAACACCGCCCTGTGTAGACGCGTTAATAAAAGAGACTCCCGGAAGAGTAGTAGTCGGCTCTCTCGACCCAAACCCCGAAGTAAATGGCAAGGGTATTAAAATCCTGAGATCAAAAGGTATAAAGGTTGACGTTGGGATACTAGAACATGAATGCATGAGGTTAAATAAATATTACTTTAAATTTGTTAAAACAGGGATGCCTTACATAACTGTTAAGTATGCCCAGACGCTGGATGGAAGAATCGCTACCAGGGGTGGAGATTCACAATGGATAAGTTCTGAAGCATCACGCAAGTATGTCCATCGCCTACGTAGCATTAATGGGGGCATTATGGTTGGCGCAGGCACCGTTACTGCCGATAATCCACAATTAACAGTAAGACATGTGAAAGGGAAGAACCCCTTTCGTATAATAGTTGACAGCAGACTTCGAATACCCATAAAATCATCTGTACTGACAGATGCCAATTCTCATCTGACTATTATTGCCACAACTTCCAGTGCTCCTGCCGTGAAAATAGCTGCAGTTGAAAAACTGGGAGTTGAAGTATGGGTAGTGAAAAAAGAGAGAAACGGCAGAGTCAGCCTCAGAGATCTCTTGAGAAAACTCGGCAAAAGAGAGATTATGTCAGTACTGGTAGAGGGAGGATCTGAAATAGTTACCTCACTACTCAAAGCAGGTCTTGTTGATAAGATGATAATACCAATAGCTCCCAAGATTGTAGGAAAGGGACTGGAATCCATAGGAGATCTTAATATAAATAAGATAAACAACTCCATCAAGTTTTCATCGTTTAAGACAATGAAAAAAGGTGATGACATTGTCTTTGAGGGAACGATAAAATAATTTACGATTTACTATTCTTAGTCTGTCTGTTCTACCGCCGAACAGAGAAGTTTTTATGAAAAAGCTCAAAGTTCCTAAAGTGAGAAAAAAATCCACAACTTTAGCTCACTTCAAACTTTAGGCACTTTAGTTCACTTAGTAATATTTCTAGATAAGAAAATTAAGGAGGTATTAAAAATGAGAAAGAGTGCTATCGTTTTTATAATTCTATTTCTTTTTCCTTTCTGTTTATTTGCTGATGATGCAGGCCTTTCGCGATTTTATCAGGAGTATTCAGAAGTCAGCCATGCATTAATGAGTGACCAGGGGTGTGTAAATGAGTTGACGGAACTTCATTCACTTGATGTAGATGCTGCTGACAAAATCGCAGATTTCTGGCTGTATAAATCAAGAAGAGAGTGTCACGACTTTGTAGAAAAAATTAAGGCAGGTATCGATTTCAGAGATTTATATAAAGAGATTGATTTTTATATAGATAAAAAAACTACTCCAGTCTCCGGTGGAAAATATGAAGAAGTTGAGAAAAAAGCACAAAAAGAGGCGGAACAATGCCGTTATTGTATCTACTATGAAAATTGGGACGCGATTAATAAAATGATTTCAGACAAACTTAAGGTGGTAAAAGAAGGAAATAAGAAGAAAGAAAAATAAAAAAACTATGAGTAACGGCCCTGTTGATTTAGTAGGTTTTCATTAAATGACCGGTTTCCCATTCCTGTCATTGAATGACCCACAACAATAATTTTACAAGCCGGTTTAAATCAACAGGGTGAGTATTTGAACTTGACAAATAACGACAAGAGTATAGAATGAATTTTGTTTACAAAGACAAACATGATGGCCTATAAGAGTAAACATATAAAAGAGGTTTTTGCTCTATAACAAATCTGCGAAATCTGTGGTTTCTTTGCATTTTCAATGATTAGTTTTGATGCAGTTAAACTGAGGAGAAAGATGACATGCTGTCAAAAGTAATATACCCTAACAGGAGACGAAGGCAGAGAATTAATGGAGAATTTGAAGTATCTTTTCCAGATCAAATAAAAGGCAGAACAAAAAATGTAAGCGCCCATGGCGCTTCCTTTGAAGTAATAACTGATAATCCGGATACATTTTCTCCGGGAGCAGTAATCACTCTTGAAATAGCAACACCTAACACAACACTTGATTCTAAGATGAGAAAACTCCGTCTTAGCGGAAAAGGAGTAATTATCAGTAGAGAGGTAATCGAGAAAACCACGGGTTGTCGCGTTAAATTAAACATAGCTGTCCAGTTCAAGGAGAAGCTCAATTTCTGGGTACCTTCCAATAATTAGTTTCTTAGAAAATTATTTTTACCAAAATCAGTAAAAAAAAATTCTCATCAGTAAACCTGTGAATTTTAGTAAGATAAATATATCTCTTCGAACAGATTCTTCCCCGGCTGACTACGTCTTTCGGTCAAGAGTCGTTTCTCCTGGAGAATAATATATTGGTGAGCAAAATTTGCACGAAGGATACTTAAATTTAAGGATAGTATTATAGCTTTTAATTTGCCAAATGATTAAATGGGACGACAAATATAGTGTGGGTCTATCATGTATTGATGAAGAACACAAGAAATTCATTGATATTATTAATAAAGTTATCCATGCTAAACAACGTATTGACAACTCAAAGGAGCTAACTTCGATATTAAACGAAATGAATAGTTATGTTCTTACCCATTTTGCAAATGAAGAGGCTAACATGATAAAGTCCAATTATCCGGATTATGAAAATCACAAAAAAGAACATCAGGGATTTTATATGCAGCTAATGGCATTGCACGACAGTGTGTCAAAAAGCGGTCCTCAACTTGCGTGTGAAATACTGGAACATTTGAAAAACTGGTTAGTTAACCACATAGAAGGTACAGACAGAAAATACATCAAATGTTTTAAGGAACATGGCCTCAAATAATTGTTAAAATAGTATGCTTTCATTCTTTTACAATAGAAAAGATATAGCGGGAACAGCCATTAAACCTCTACTTGTCAGCCAATTTAATGGAAGATTTGAGACATATGAAAAGTTGTTATCTTCCTGACGTAAGCCTACATACAATTGGCCTCCGATTGCGGTGGGAAAAGATAATATGGTTTGTATTCAGAGGGAGAGAGGCTTGTAGCATGATTCGTTTAGTAAATTTTCAAAAGAATGATAGCTGGTGTTTACTGTACAGATGAATTAAAGTAATTATTCAGTGCCGGTTTTTTTCTTCAAATCGGACATAAAGTCTGGTTCGGTTATGTATCCCAGTTCCTCAGCTCGTGTCGCGTGTTTTATCGCCAAAGCAAACTGTTCGGTTTTATAATAAGACTCGGCCAACCGATATTGTGTTTCCGGGTCCATAGGGTTTATCAACATAGCGTTGTTGTACGCGGTTATTGCCTCTTTATATTGGAGATTCAAGGCGTATGCTTCGCCAAGGTGGAAGTAGAGGAATGCATCATCCGGATTAGCACTTGCGGCTTGTTTGCATAAGGTGATTGCATCATCTATTAAATCCATATCTAAATATAGCGTACTCAGATTCAGGTATGCATCTACATATTCAGGATTGTTATCTATTGCTTTTTTATACATCGTTATGGCCTCATCAAACATTCCCTTATCCGCATAGGCATTGCCAAGGTTATATTGAGCTTCCGGCTCCTCAGGGTCAATTGTGAGCACCTTTTTAAATGCATCAATTGCCTTTTCAATCATACCTTCATCATAAAACGATGCGCCTTTTCTCAATAGTTTTTCAATTGAAGCTTCCTGTGCGATCTTTTCTGACTCTGTCAGGTCTGGTGCTTTATCGATTTTGTCCTTACCTTCAAACATATCTATTTTTGGAGACGAGTCTTCTGGTTTGCCTGCAGATCTTTTTTGTTGATGGACCTGTCCAAGTTTATTAAAAATATCGTTACGGGGCTTAATATCGATGGCGTTCTGGTATTCGACAATAGCTTCATCAAGTCTGCCTTCTTTAAAATATTTGTCACCGAGAGCAATAACCTTTTCAATATTCTCCGATTTAGGGTTTTCCGGGATTTCTATATATTCACCTTCCTGCTTCAATAATTTATCAAAAAGCGCAAATTCTTTTTCTGCAAGTTCACTGTCTCCCTCTTCTCGATAAGCAAAACCCAGATTATAATGCGCATTGGCATTATCAGGATTGATGTCCAGCGCTTTATTACAGGCGGTAATTGCGGCTTTGTGTGTACCCTTCCAGTTATATGCATTTGCGAGAGCCACGTAAATGTCAACCTTCAGTTGAAGTTGATCTTCTTTGAGTAGTGGTATGGCCTTTTTTAGTTCAACTATTGCATCGGGAATGAGTTTTCTGGTAAGAAATGCATCACCTCTTTTAAAATGTTCTTCAGCTGTTTTTAAATGCTCTTTATCTGTTTGCGCTAAACATGAATAGGAAAACAAAAAACTCACTACTATAAGAAGTATTACTTTTTTCATTATATTCATTTATTAATTCTTTCATTTAAAGCTTTTAGCAGGGTATCTATGTTGACAGGATGTATTTTTGTCGCCTGTTTGATTGTAAACATTTTTGCCACTGTCTTCCGTGCAGCAGGACTTGCAAGTTGTTTGAACCCAAATTCCAGGAACACTTCCAGTATCTCCGGATAATGATCGATTGCCTGAGCGATATTTGTATCTCCTGTTATTTCAGTTAACCTTTCCTCTGGTTCGTCAACATCCTCATCCTCCGCATTCATTGTCTTCCATACGTTGTAACCGAAGATGCCGATCGCTGTCAATTCTATCCAGCCTGAAAATCCTATGAGAGAGTAGTAAAAATTTTCCGAGTGTGAAAGCCCGATCATTATCTGAGTATAAACACGGAGGAAACACCCGATGTTTAATAGATAAAACGAAAAATTTGCAAGCTTTATGCTGTGCATTCCCACACCCTTAAAAGTGGGGACCATCTTTGAGGCGTATCCTATTATCATCAACGTTATAAACCCGACTGTCAGAGCGTGATTGGCCGCACCATGGAACAGATATTGGGCTTCTGAAAATGGCGCAAAGAGCGGTTTTGCCCCAAGAATAAGCACACCAATAATTAACCAGACATAAGCGGTCCTGATAGTTTTAGAATAGCTTCTATCCATTACAACATCATCGAGTTCCCGTGTGGATTTCTCAAATATCCTTATACCATAAACGAAGAGTAAAATACTGAATGCAACCAGATAAATGGTAACATTCGAAATTTTTATCAAAAACGGGAATTTATAACTTAATGAATGAGCTAAAAAATATAAAGGTATAGTAATATTTATGATCCAGAATGTTGTGTTTATAGCACCGGTCCTGGCAGTACCTACATCAAGGAAGGCGTATACAGTTCTTATATTTACGGCAAATATGAACATGAAAACAAATCCCATGAGAAATACATGAACAAACGGACTGTAAAATGTCTGTGGGATATCGTTTGTACCTGCTATAAGCATATATCCGTCCATAAACAAGTTCATTACACTACAGAGCAGAACCATAATACTCCTGCCATGATAAATTTATCGTATGCCTCCCTCTTTTCTTTACTGGCCAGGACAGTACTGAAAATAATGAATGCAAATATTGCAACTGCCAGGAACTCCAGCAGGCCTGATATTGGCAGAAGGAAACTGATAAATTTATTGGCGTACGGCTGAACCAGTATTCTTAAAACAGTCCCTGAGACCATTAGCCCAAAGCATACGGTTGTCAGTTCACGGTATTTGAGCTCAACGTTTTTAACTCGGGGGACAATGTAATACGCAAAACCTATTATACAAAGGCCCACCCATCCAAACAATTGAGCATGGCCATGCGTCTGTACCAGAGAATGAACTGCAGAATGAAAGTTATGCTTTGAACCCATATAGGTTAACATAATTGCGCCAACTGCCACCCCTATGGTCAACGCCATTAAAATAGCTGTTTTGAAGAATTTCGCGTAAACTTTGTCTTCTACTAACGCTACCTTTTCAGTGTCTTCGTCTACACCTTTTTCTATGGCAGCTTTTAATTCCTCAACAATTTCGTCGTAAACGACTTCATGTGCTTTCGCAAAAAATGCCAGTGGTTCATTTGGTCCTCTTACACCTCCTGCAACGACAAGATTGTATTTTCTGAAGACCGCCATAGTTTGTGGATATTTCTTGACCAGATCTTTGATTATTGTATTTCTATTAATTTCCATAACATGTTAGTATGTGAAGCTATCTTATTAAATAAAAGTAAAATTTTATTTGCTGTAAAAACTGTTATATGTTAACCGATTTATTGTGTTTTATAAATTGTTTTTTATATCAATTTTTTCAGTCGTGAAAAATTACAGATTATTGCTATAACCTTTTTCTTTTAAGAGTTCTGTCAGTTTTTTTATATCTTCAGCACTGTTTTTGTTACAAACCATTGTAACATCCTTAGTATTTACTATAATCATATCAGAAACATTTATTGTTGTTATTAGATGTTTATCATCTCCGATAACTATATTTCCCCGTGCGTTATAACCACAATATTTGCCTAATACCGTATTATTATTTTGATCTGATTTGTTCAATCTTTCTATGGCCAGCCATGAACCAACATCGTCCCATCTGAAATCGGCTTCAATTATCTTTACATTTGATGCCTTTTCCATTATGCCATAATCAATAGAAAGATTTTCAAACTTCTCATATTCATGACAGATAACACTTGACTCATCAGGTTTATCTATAGATGCTCCGATTCTTTCAAGGCCCTGAGACAGGTCAGGCATAAGGACATTTATATTCTCTAATATTGTATTTACCGACCAGACGAATATGCCGCTGTTCCAGTAATATTTACCGCTTTTCAAAAATTTTTCTGCTGTAATACGGTCCGGTTTTTCCGTAAAACATTTTACATCGTAAATCGAAAAATCCTGCAGGTTCATTACGTCTTCACCTCTTTGAATATATCCGTAATTTACTGATGGTCCTGTCGGTTTAATCCCAAATGTAATAAGCGCGTCTTCTGCTGATGCAAGCCCTTCCGCGCATTTTAATAATTTTACAAATAAATCAGGAGGCTCAATTATATGGTCTGCTGTCATTACGGCCATAATAGCGTTGGAATCTCTCTTAGAAATTATAGTTGCCGCAAGGCCAATACATGCAGCCGTATTCCTACCAAAAGGTTCTGAAATAATATTTTTTGCCGGTATTTCTGGCAACTCCTCTTTTATACTCTCGGCCAGGGTTGAGGTCGTTACGACATAAATATTTTCTGAAGGAATCTCGCCAATAATACGATCAACGGTTTGTGCAATCATCGTCTCTTGCCCTGTAATCTTCAAGAGTTGTTTCGGTGTTTTTTTTCTGCTCCATGGCCAAAATCTGGTACCTGACCCCCCTGCCATGATTATTGCGTATAACATAAATAACCTCAATTAAGTTTAAAGTAAATGTAAACTTATGATAAATAGTGATAGGAAAGGATTGCTGCAATCGCAATAGCAGCCGTTTCAACCCGAAGAATGCGTTGTCCCAAGCTGACAAACTTGCAACCTTTTTGCTTTGCCATTTCTATTTCATTTGATGTAAATCCTCCTTCGGGACCTATAAAACTTATTATATTATTTGGTTTTGAATGCTCTTGCAATGTGTTGTTCAGCTTATTTGAATCATATTGGCTACAGGCGAAGATGGAAAGGTCGTAACTGCCTGGAGCATTGAGGAAATATTCAAAATCAACAACTTCTCCAATCGCCGTAATCGTGTTACGACCACACTGCTTTGAGGCCTCGATCGCAATTTTCTGCCACTTCTCAATCTTCACGGAACAGTCGTCCTTAAGCTTTACTACACTTCGCGCATAATTTGTTGGTATCAGTTTACGTACTCCCAACTCAGTACATTTCTGGATAAGGAAGTTAGATCGTTTTCCCTTTGGGACAGCAAATGCTATGTCTATTCCGATACTGTTTTCTTTGCTGATAATTTTCTGGTGATTGATCTTTATTCTCACTCTGCGATCTTTGATCTCTTCAATTTCCGCATCAAATTCATCTCCCATACCATTAAACACGACAATATTATCACCGATTTTCAGTCTTTTAACATGTATAATATGATGGCTTTCTGAACTGTCAATCCATATATCATTCAAACCGGCTTGAAACGGAACATAAAAACGGTTCATACTAACCCCTGGACCCTTTTAATGCAAAAAATTTAATCTTTTCCAGAAATATCCGGTTAGGTTTAAGCGAATACCGCTTTTGTCATACCCGCCCGCCTGTACCTATTCGGGCAGGAATTCCTTTATCGGGTATCCAGATGGTTCATTCAATCTGAAACCACTCTTAAGCTTGTCCTCGCATGCTTTAAACGTGGAACATGCCTGTCAGAATAGATACCCGTCCCCGCCAGAATGACATTGTCGGGCTGGCGAACGGATTGCCGGACCGGCAGGAATGACAGTTCTGGAGAACTAACTTGTAATATACAAAAACCTGACTGGATGCTTCTGCTCTTTTTGTGTAATTTTCTTTAAAATAAGGTAATAACAACAAACATCCTAAAGAACGAATTCGGCTGGTTAAGGCTTTTTTATGTAGCCTTAACCAGCCCGATACAGACAACAAGAAGAA
Protein-coding regions in this window:
- a CDS encoding dihydrodipicolinate synthase family protein yields the protein MKIEGVFPPVTTPFDDNGCVAHNQLEENINRWNDTDVAGYLILGSNSESVFLTEEEKLEVVKTARKSIPPSKIMLAGTGLESTENTIEFTKKAADCGADVAVIITPHFFKSNMSHDAFMKHYLMIADISHIPVLLYNVPAFTSLNMGARTASALSSHENIIGIKDSSGNVEQLSEIISLTAEEEFCVLTGSSIALYPSLCIGASGGIMAIACAIPEKCSGIIRLYKEGNHTEAKELQLRLIGPSIAVTSLYGVPGLKAAMDLFGYHGGLPRLPLLPVTEREINTIKDTFMNAGFL
- the ribD gene encoding bifunctional diaminohydroxyphosphoribosylaminopyrimidine deaminase/5-amino-6-(5-phosphoribosylamino)uracil reductase RibD; protein product: MKKDTFDDNYYMRMAIRLARKGIGKTSPNPMVGAVIVAKGEVIGQGYHKRCGDHHAEINAINSAKQNINGSTFYITLEPCSHYGRTPPCVDALIKETPGRVVVGSLDPNPEVNGKGIKILRSKGIKVDVGILEHECMRLNKYYFKFVKTGMPYITVKYAQTLDGRIATRGGDSQWISSEASRKYVHRLRSINGGIMVGAGTVTADNPQLTVRHVKGKNPFRIIVDSRLRIPIKSSVLTDANSHLTIIATTSSAPAVKIAAVEKLGVEVWVVKKERNGRVSLRDLLRKLGKREIMSVLVEGGSEIVTSLLKAGLVDKMIIPIAPKIVGKGLESIGDLNINKINNSIKFSSFKTMKKGDDIVFEGTIK
- a CDS encoding PilZ domain-containing protein yields the protein MLSKVIYPNRRRRQRINGEFEVSFPDQIKGRTKNVSAHGASFEVITDNPDTFSPGAVITLEIATPNTTLDSKMRKLRLSGKGVIISREVIEKTTGCRVKLNIAVQFKEKLNFWVPSNN
- a CDS encoding bacteriohemerythrin gives rise to the protein MIKWDDKYSVGLSCIDEEHKKFIDIINKVIHAKQRIDNSKELTSILNEMNSYVLTHFANEEANMIKSNYPDYENHKKEHQGFYMQLMALHDSVSKSGPQLACEILEHLKNWLVNHIEGTDRKYIKCFKEHGLK
- a CDS encoding tetratricopeptide repeat protein; amino-acid sequence: MNIMKKVILLIVVSFLFSYSCLAQTDKEHLKTAEEHFKRGDAFLTRKLIPDAIVELKKAIPLLKEDQLQLKVDIYVALANAYNWKGTHKAAITACNKALDINPDNANAHYNLGFAYREEGDSELAEKEFALFDKLLKQEGEYIEIPENPKSENIEKVIALGDKYFKEGRLDEAIVEYQNAIDIKPRNDIFNKLGQVHQQKRSAGKPEDSSPKIDMFEGKDKIDKAPDLTESEKIAQEASIEKLLRKGASFYDEGMIEKAIDAFKKVLTIDPEEPEAQYNLGNAYADKGMFDEAITMYKKAIDNNPEYVDAYLNLSTLYLDMDLIDDAITLCKQAASANPDDAFLYFHLGEAYALNLQYKEAITAYNNAMLINPMDPETQYRLAESYYKTEQFALAIKHATRAEELGYITEPDFMSDLKKKTGTE
- a CDS encoding DUF1858 domain-containing protein, which produces MVLLCSVMNLFMDGYMLIAGTNDIPQTFYSPFVHVFLMGFVFMFIFAVNIRTVYAFLDVGTARTGAINTTFWIINITIPLYFLAHSLSYKFPFLIKISNVTIYLVAFSILLFVYGIRIFEKSTRELDDVVMDRSYSKTIRTAYVWLIIGVLILGAKPLFAPFSEAQYLFHGAANHALTVGFITLMIIGYASKMVPTFKGVGMHSIKLANFSFYLLNIGCFLRVYTQIMIGLSHSENFYYSLIGFSGWIELTAIGIFGYNVWKTMNAEDEDVDEPEERLTEITGDTNIAQAIDHYPEILEVFLEFGFKQLASPAARKTVAKMFTIKQATKIHPVNIDTLLKALNERINK
- a CDS encoding cbb3-type cytochrome c oxidase subunit I; this translates as MEINRNTIIKDLVKKYPQTMAVFRKYNLVVAGGVRGPNEPLAFFAKAHEVVYDEIVEELKAAIEKGVDEDTEKVALVEDKVYAKFFKTAILMALTIGVAVGAIMLTYMGSKHNFHSAVHSLVQTHGHAQLFGWVGLCIIGFAYYIVPRVKNVELKYRELTTVCFGLMVSGTVLRILVQPYANKFISFLLPISGLLEFLAVAIFAFIIFSTVLASKEKREAYDKFIMAGVLWFCSVV
- a CDS encoding mannose-1-phosphate guanylyltransferase; the protein is MLYAIIMAGGSGTRFWPWSRKKTPKQLLKITGQETMIAQTVDRIIGEIPSENIYVVTTSTLAESIKEELPEIPAKNIISEPFGRNTAACIGLAATIISKRDSNAIMAVMTADHIIEPPDLFVKLLKCAEGLASAEDALITFGIKPTGPSVNYGYIQRGEDVMNLQDFSIYDVKCFTEKPDRITAEKFLKSGKYYWNSGIFVWSVNTILENINVLMPDLSQGLERIGASIDKPDESSVICHEYEKFENLSIDYGIMEKASNVKIIEADFRWDDVGSWLAIERLNKSDQNNNTVLGKYCGYNARGNIVIGDDKHLITTINVSDMIIVNTKDVTMVCNKNSAEDIKKLTELLKEKGYSNNL
- a CDS encoding 16S rRNA (uracil(1498)-N(3))-methyltransferase; the protein is MNRFYVPFQAGLNDIWIDSSESHHIIHVKRLKIGDNIVVFNGMGDEFDAEIEEIKDRRVRIKINHQKIISKENSIGIDIAFAVPKGKRSNFLIQKCTELGVRKLIPTNYARSVVKLKDDCSVKIEKWQKIAIEASKQCGRNTITAIGEVVDFEYFLNAPGSYDLSIFACSQYDSNKLNNTLQEHSKPNNIISFIGPEGGFTSNEIEMAKQKGCKFVSLGQRILRVETAAIAIAAILSYHYLS